Within Fusarium keratoplasticum isolate Fu6.1 chromosome 8, whole genome shotgun sequence, the genomic segment TACCTTGCAGGGACTCGTGCTCGACTTCAGAGAGTCATTGACCCCATTACTGGAAACCTGAAGCCCCGAAGCGAACGAAATGGCTCGTCAGAAGATGTGGCAGAGAAGTTCCTGAGGATGGGACTCGATGAGTCCGaaaagaagatggaagaggagTTACGGAATACTTTTCGATTGGTTGACACGACTCTGTTCCGTGCCTATATGTTCTCTCGACCAACTCTGGCAGGCTCACTGTTCCGAATTCCCAACTTCTGCGATCCTAACGTGGTCAACGAGAAACTTTTGGAACACAACCGCTATACAGAGCTGGTGGATTTCTTCTACGGCAAAAAGCTACATAAGGAGGCATTGGAGTTGCTGCGCAGATTCGGCTCTGCTGAAGAGCCAGATGAGGCCGCACCAACTCTTCATGGACCAGAGCGTACCATTCAGTATCTCAAGAACCTACCCCCGTCTGAAATCGACCTGATTTTGGAACATGCTGAGTGGACGCTCAAGGCCAGTCCTGATGAGGCGTTAGAGATCTTCATCGGCGACACAGAGAATGCAGAGACACTACCACGGGAGAAGGTCGTGGCGTTCCTACATGACGTGGACATGCAACTGGAGGGTCGATATCTGGAGCACATCATCAATGAGTTGGAGGATATGACGCCAGACCTTCACAACCGCCTGGTAGAGCTTTATGTCAAGAACTTGAAGCAGATGCAGAGGGGTGACGAATGGGATGCTTTGCTCGACCGGTTCATTACCTTTTTGAGGGAATCGAAGCAGGTTTACAGCCTAAGCAAAGCTTTTGGGCTGATTCCAAGAGATGGTGAGATATACCCCTATTACTGCTTGAGTGGTGGCTGTACTGACAACGACAGACCCAGCATTCTACGAGGCGCAGGCTGTAGTGCTGAGCAACATGGGCCAGCACAAGCAGGCCCTTGAGATTTATGTtttcaagatgaaggattACCAGAAAGCCGAAGAGTACGTCTTACAAGATGCCTTGTATTCTTTCACCAGCTAACATTTATAGCTACTGTAATCGAGTCAACTTGACTCAGGATACTACTCCATCGTCCCAGCCGAATGCAAGGGATGACGCAGGAGAGGATCCAGAAAACACAACACCATCCATTTACCACACGTTGTTGTCACTCTACCTgcagccatcgccgccaaaCAAGCCCAACCTTGAACCAGCACTGGACCTCCTTTCCAAGCATGGATCTCGTCTCCCAGCAAAGTCAACACTGGGACTCATCCCTGACGACCTCCCTGTACGATCACTTGAATCCTACTTTCGAGGCCGCATCCGTTCAGCCAACAGCCTCGTGAACGAAGCAAGGATCGTGGCGGGACTGCGCCAAGCTGAGGGAATCTCCATCGCAGCGCGACTGCACCTGGGTGACGACGTTCAGGGCGGCCAGGGCGGACGCAACAGGCACGTATCAATAACAGATGAGCGGCACTGCTTCGTCTGCCACAAGAAGCTCGGGGGCGGCATGCGCATCGGCGGAAGCGTGGTGGCGGTATTGCCGGACAACACCGTGGTACACTATGGATGCCTGAACCAGGCAACGGGGAACAAGGTCGATAGATCGCGGGCGCCAAGCTGGGGAAGGGGATTCTAGAAAGTCGTTTTTTGTGTCTGGGAGTTTTTTCTTTGTTTTCGACTTGGGTCGTTTAGGAGATGTGCAGCTCGACTCCACGGTCgagtggtgttgatgagcaTTTGCATGGGTTGGATCGGTGGCAGCCAGTATGATATTTCTTTGCAATACCCCTCGTAAATAAACACATGTTGTCGTTGACATTGGCGTGTGTGTCTTGGTCTTTAAGTCTcagtcctcctcctcttgcaCCTCCTCGCCGTaattctcctcctctttcgcctcggcggcggcgtctcGTGCCTTGTCTTGCTCCATTCGAGCTGTGAGCTCCTTGTTTATCGTGGCCTGGGTGTCTGCGATCGAGGCGCGGAGGGCTTCGAGGTAGGACGTCTTGTCGGaggtggagggggaggaggagatggcggGGAGGGTGTGGGAGACGGTGAAGGGCTCGCTGAGAGGGGAGGAGTAGTCTGCGGTGAGAGCTGGCTGCGACATGTTGGCTGCTTAATTGATAAGGCGTAATCCAAACTTGAGTGGTCAATTTCTAGTGATGGATGTTAAAGTGGTGTTGGAGATTTTGGAGCTGTTGGCGCGGGGTTTATCGAGGGACGCCACATTTTGACATCCATGCACCCCAGGATAAGGTAAGATACGGACCAAACATGGGGCTCAGCTCTCACCGTTAACGACACTTCAACCTCAGCTCTCTCCCTTTTCTCCCTTGCAATCGATAAACATCGACCATCAGCGTCGCACAAACATCTACAGCCTCACAGATCGTCTACAAAGTCCATATCTCTCGCAGGCCCCCCTTCGAAACGGCCGAATCCACCTACAGCCCTGTCtgcccatgatgaagatgtaACAACGGACCCCGTCGTCGCATAAACAACAATGCAACCCTCACGCTCTCAGCCCCGCGGGCCAGGAAGCTTCTCCCCCCTATCCAACTCTTCCGCCCAgccctcgacatcctcacGACCTGCTGCTGGCCTGCGCCGCGTCGACGcctcggacgacgaggaggccaccCCTCGCCCTTCCATCACGATACCCAAGTCCAGGCAGCCTCAGGGACAGCCCGCCTCCCCAGCGACCCCCATATACCAGCAGTTCGCTGCGAGCTCGAGCAGCGCGAGCCTCGGACATCACAACTTTTCCCGACCGGCGGGGACGCGGGCCGTTACCCAGGGGTCTCCGGCGACGCTGGTCAAGGGACACTCGCGAAAGCACTCGGCTACGCAGGGCTCCTTTGAGCCAACGCTACCGTCCATGAGCACGTCGAATCTGTCGTCGCATATCGGCATGACACACCACGGTGGTCCATCCTCTCTCTCGGCCTCCGCGGCGGCCGCTGCAGCTGCGGCTGCCTCTGCGTCCAACGCTGGCATGTCGGCGAGCCAGATAGCGGCGCAGGCCGCAGTCATGTCGCATCAGAACCACTCGCGGCAGCGCTCGCAGACGGTCCCCTTTCCCGGCGACCCGAACGACGGGGTCCGAAGGGGCAGCGGGGGTAAAGGCCCGACGAGCCCACCGATGCTGAGCCTGACCGAGGCCAGCGCCCCACGAGACAGCGGCTTTGGGAACCACGGGGGACACGTCGGAGGCGCTCACTCGTCTGCCGCTGCTACGGCCGCGGCCAACGTCGTGTTCCCGCGGTCGGGGCATAGCTCCCCGCGAGGGCCGCACTCGGTGTCGCCTCAGCCGTACTCGCagcctccacctccgccgcCTGCGTCCGAGAAGCCACTCAAGACGGAGAAGTCAAAGGTCAAGCTGTTTTCGCGCCCTGGAAAGATTAGCACCAAGGGCGAGACGAAGGACAAGCCGCTGCCCAGTCCTGGAAAGATTGGTTCTGCTCTGTCTGCTCTACAGCGTGGGAACTTTAGTACGAGCAGTCTGGTCGACCCAAGCAATCAGTCTATCTACAACCTCAACAATTCGTCTTCAGCTACTATTCGGCCAATTGAGACTCCTACTgaagagaagggaaaggagaaggagaagaagcaccACTTCCTCTCCCGGCAGAAAcacaagctcaaggatgagtATCATCTACCGCTCTCCTCGGCAGCCAGCAACTCTCTACCCACGGATCCAAATGCGCCCAATCCCCTTTACAACTTCAACATCCCCCCGAGCCCCGGACCCAACTCTTCCGGGTTCGTCAAGACcaaaaaggacaagaagctcgccgagCGATCCGACAGCCGCCTGGAGAGCGAGTCGAGCTTCAACCTACAGAGCGAATGGCCTGGGCCGAGCAGTCTGCCGTCGCAGTCGAGCATCTACGACCCCGTGGATCCCGGCAAGCTCGGGCTTCACCACCACATGTCCGCCGACGACGCGTGGCCGtacctcaaggccaagctgctgGTCATctttgagggcgaggacctACGTCTTCCCGTGGAGGACTTCAACAGGGTGGTGCAGGTGCATATCCAGTGGTGTATGCATAGACGCTCACCCAATACCATGCTGGAGGACCTGCGTGATCTGCTAGCCACGGGGTTTTCGTCCCTTGACCGGACACTACGGAATACGCCCGAGGATCGTTTCATCCCGACACTGGTGGAGCTCTGGATGTTTACCTTTACGTCCATCCTGCCGTACATGCAGGCCGTATTCCTCCCGCTAGACCTTGAAGTCTCGGGGTGCGGTACTCTCATGACCGGAGAGCAGGCCCGAGACTTCTGGGGCGGTGCCCTGGCgtcatcggcctcgtcggACAAGCCTGCCCGCGTGGCTCCGGCCTCGGCGGTTCTCGACGTGAGGAGGCTGGTCCTCATCGCTTACAGAGATATCGTCATTCTACCACGCTATGAGACGCTCAAGACCATCTTCTCTCGGCTCTCTCTAGAGTTTCTCCCCTCGTCCCTGGCCAACATGGCCCTGTCGTCACCCCCTCCCGAGGCCGCTCTCTCCACGTCTCCCTCCGAGTCCCTCAACTCCATGGCCCGCCCCGGCACCGCCATGTCCCTCGACCCCTCAGTCGCCTCGTACAATTCCACCAGCACGACGCTCCTTGGTGAGGGCTCGGCAGGGGGGCGCAGCCGCGCCATCAGCAACGTCAGCTTCGGTAGCCACGCCAGCGATGGCGTCCTCCGGCCATTTACACCCTCGGGCGGGATGCCTCCCCCTCCGTCGCTGGGCAGCCTGCGCGAGCGGGAGCAGAATGTTGAGGACTCTAAGCACGTGACCGACATGGTCGGCCGGATGCTGCAGTGCATGAGCGTACTGTCCGGGGTGTCTGCCGGGGATGCGGACGATGACGGGAACGAAAAGGTCGTAGAGTTGTGCAAGATGCTCAAGTTGAACTGGCTTGGAAGGGGACGGACGGGAAGGAACAGAAGAGGAATTGTTGGTGGCAGGGTTAGGAGGGAGGACTTGAGAGATGAGGTACGCGTTGCTTAGAAAGTGACGACGGCCTCTGAAGAGCAGTTGAAGCGTGCCCGTCAAAGGTGGATATGGATATAGTTGCTAAGGCGTTGGGATACGACATGTTGAAATGAACAAGACCGAGATGATACACATACACCAATCCATATCTAGAAATCATTGGGCTACCTtcatcgagatcatcaaCGGGACATGAAGCGGACCGTCAAGCATCCAGTGAGAAACAAGGATTTAACGTCCAGGGAACCAGTCACATCAGTTTTCACGAGTGGAGGCAAGTTTAAGATTGACATAAAATTTCATTGTATACTACAGACAGTGCAACTCGAAGTGGACCTATTCTTTTGTTTTGTTAGCTTCGACTCTGGAAAGGTTGTCAAGAGCAACAGCAAAAAACATCGACTTTGATCAGACATCCAAGGAAGAATAAACCTTCATTTGTCCCAAAAAAGGCTCGATCGGGACTCAAGTGGAAACTGCGAATGTGTATGGAAATTTCATCATGCAAATTGTCGTGTTGTTTGTGCTGTTGCAAAGAAAGAGTAAAGAACTTACATTGTCCGTTGAGAGGAAGCTCAGTGAGCTGTCGTGGTTAGTCGCGAAAGGTTGATGTTGGTAGCAAGTGAAAAATCTGCGCAGTCTTGTTAGCAAAGCTGCAAAAGCACGTTTCTGCCATCATGAGAAAAGTGTGGTGTGTAGTCAGACAAAGATACTGGCAAGTAACAGGCCTAGGGCCCGAACAGAACTGAATTTCTTCATGGTCGATTCGGTTGGGAAAAGAAGACTTGTTTACAAGTGTCATCATTCAGATGGAGGGGGAAAAGGAGGGCGGCGACGCAGGAGAAAGGGGGAAGTGTGGTCTTACCATCAAGGCTGCATGAAAAAAATCAAGCCATCCCTCAGATTGACCACCGATATTGCAACCAAAACACGCAGAAAGATCGCTCGTCAACGAAGCTGTCCAAATCAAAACAGCTGCTCCGGGGAAACCGTTGCTGTGCGATTTTGCGTGTGGTGCTCACGGATGGTCAGAGAGAAGGCGGCTTTGTCGAAAGTGAAAGGATTGTTGTTGGAAAGAATGAATTCGAGGTTCGCGACGAACGAAGATATTGCCTAACAGTGCGGCGAAAATTTTCGTTTCTCGGCACTGTGTCTCCGCACGTGACCGGTGATCTAGCCCTAAATGCTCTAGCGGCGGAAGCCAAGCAGGTCTTTAATGCCGGGGCCGCGATAGATGCATGGAACAAATTTGTCGCTGACCTTATCTACGGGGCAATTACCTAAGGTCTTCTGGCAAACAAAGGAGGCAGTTAATTGCGGCCACGTGACGACCGGAGAGTTTTTGACAATTATTCTTTCACGGGTAGGACTCCGACAGGAGAGTTTGGCCTAGAGTTTGACTTTCCGCGGCTAATTGACTCTCTCCCCTTTGTCTACTGCTCTCCCGTCGGCAACTTGCAGCGAAGGAAATTTGGCCTGGATAACCTCAGGTTCAAAGACGCGCTTGTGGAATGCGATTCCAAGGATTGGGAAACGCGGACCCCGGTTCTGGGAATCGTCGCGTGTCGTCAGGGATCTCACTTTGGGAGCGTATATGACTGTAACGGGTTATGGCCTCGCATTGATGGGTAAAGGGACACTTCCCAGCCACCGACTTGATAGGAATGAAATTACAGGATCACCATCTCACACATCTTCCCACAGACACTGAAGCACTGTTTGTGTCCATGGCCGGATGCGACATGGGGCTTCTTACGGCTTAACTGCATGTGCCCACCTTCAGTCTCGGGTCCCTGGTCCGTGTTGGCCGAAAAATTCCCACCTCTTTGTCTGCCTTCACGTATCAGGACTCGCCGTGCTGCCACTTGAGCCCACTCACTCGCTCAACTACTCATTCATTCACCCACTCCATCCCACCCACGCCTCAAGGTCTGTGAGGGCTCCCCCCCGAAAGCCCGCGCGCATCGATCCAGACGATTGTGACAGACAAAGAGGGCCATCACTTTGCCACCCCCCGGTCTGTAAGAACCGGTCGATCTCTGTCGAACTGCGCAGCAGcccgttgttgttgtcaaCTGCGTCTCTTTGCTGTGACAGGCCGATCCGATCGCAGCAAGCAACTATTACTGCGGAACGGGTGAGATAGCCTTCGGGAGCTAGACAGTATCTTGGCcgtgccttgccttgccttgcctggcGACGTCCTCCTTGACTCGTCCCTCTTCCGACCTCTATCCTTGGTCCGTCCACTCTTGACCAAAAAGGCACCAACCGCGCAACGATACcggcgcccttctcttccacATCCTGTCTGTCTCGCTCTCGCAGCTCCTcactcttcctcctccttcttttcttcttcctcctcctcctcccccaaccAAGACAGCCAACTCGACAAGAGGTCAGCCCCGACCCCCCGTCACGTCAGACTCCCCCCCGGACGTCTCTCACTCTTGGTTCCCTCGCTGTTGGGTCGAGGCAAgccagctcagcccagcGTACCTCAGTGCCGGGCCCGCCGTCGCACGTCGCACATCGTCTCAGtgccagtccagtccagaAGAGCAAGGACAAGCGCGCCCGCGCGGGAAATTCAACCCAGAGCCCACCCACTCGCCCACTCTCCAGCCCAAGTCCCTGCGACTcccgtctctccctcttccccccGTGCCCCGTccccccagcccagcccagcccatcAAGCAAGCACTGAAAGCGGATCGCCCTCCCGTCTCGTCTGGCTGTCTGATTGTGGCATATCGCACTCCCGCGTCTTTCGCATCCATTCCCCTGGACCCCTTCCCGAcaatcatcaacctctctcTCATCAATCCGCGTTGCTCTTCGGCATCGctcttcaccaccacggcGGCCACGTTCGTCTTGCTCCTCTAATCCGTCCGCCGGTCTCGACCTCTGGAATCCCGTGACGTGCCACTCGCCCCATCGTCACCTCATTCGCCTGCCGTCCGGTCTTCCCCCCGTCGGCCACTTCTCTTGTCTATCCGCATCGCGAAACCACACCACCAATTCAACCCAAACCTCATTTTTTCCACCATCGCCGATGCCTCGTCGATCTCTTTCGCCTTGCCGATCCACGTCTTGATAGAGAGttcctgcttcttctttctttgttTTGCCGTCGCCGACCTCACCCATTCGGATTCGACCGCTATCGCATTGGGCCCCCCGACCCTGTCCCGTCGCGACACGCGAAACAGGATAGATCACCTCCGCCACCCAATACCCAACCATCGGCTTTCGCATCCGCGTCCGAGGCCACAGCCCAGTCATCGCCATTGCTCAACGCCAGCGCATGCGATAGTATTACAACGCGCCTGTCGATATCCACGCCGTGGATAATCGACCCGACCAGTCAGTCATGATGGCAACCAGTATGGGCCCAAATTTCTCTGGGCATCCCGCCGGTATGGGGCATCCAGGTGTCGCCGGCCACCCTATGGGCCCCGGCATGCCTCACAacccaggccagcaaggcGCTCCCAACGCCGGGATACCTCATCAGTTTGGCGGACCCATGGTCTCTGCTCCCGGAGCACAAGTAAACCCTGCCTTGATGGGCGGTATGCCGCCGGGTGCGAACCCAAATGCTCATGCTTTGCAGCACCTCAATCCCGCGCAACAACAAATgttccagcagcagcaattACAGCACTGTACGTGTTCTCTCGGCACCTTTGTCATTATGCTTTTGCACCCGCTAACCATCCTCTTCCACAGTCGGTAACCCGCAAGCGATCGCTGCGATGCGCCAGCAGCAACTCCTCCAACATCAGCAACAGGCCCGACACCTCATGGCTCAGCAAGCTTTCCAGGCCAACATGCAGGGAGGCATGCCCATGAACATGGCACAGATGAATCTCAACCCCCAGCAACTTCACCAACTGAGGGCTGCCAGAATGGGTCCGGTGAGTGGGAGCGATTCGCGAACGCGCAGCTCATTGTAGG encodes:
- a CDS encoding EKC/KEOPS complex subunit GON7, coding for MGRQGSNMSQPALTADYSSPLSEPFTVSHTLPAISSSPSTSDKTSYLEALRASIADTQATINKELTARMEQDKARDAAAEAKEEENYGEEVQEEED